Proteins encoded together in one Pseudomonadota bacterium window:
- a CDS encoding SDR family oxidoreductase, which yields MATVLITGANRGIGLELAKQYAAAGHEVIATARNVDAANELRATGAQLEQLDVSESTGYADFVTRIGGKPIDIFINNAGIGGAEGDDPEGWLNTFMVNTVAPSMLAQALKANVAASDQKKLIAISSTLGSIAMNDSGGMLRYRSSKAALNAAWQSLAIDMRDDGITVATLHPGWVQTDMGGPNASITTQESASGLIQVIDVLTFDETGAFKDYTGKTLPW from the coding sequence ATGGCGACAGTTTTGATCACAGGCGCCAATCGCGGCATCGGTCTGGAGCTGGCAAAGCAATATGCTGCGGCGGGGCATGAGGTTATCGCCACCGCGCGCAATGTGGATGCAGCGAACGAACTGCGCGCGACCGGAGCGCAGCTTGAACAACTCGATGTCAGCGAGAGCACAGGCTATGCCGATTTCGTTACTAGGATCGGTGGCAAACCGATTGATATCTTTATTAACAATGCCGGTATTGGCGGCGCAGAAGGGGATGACCCTGAGGGTTGGCTCAACACCTTCATGGTCAACACCGTCGCCCCCTCCATGTTGGCGCAAGCGCTGAAAGCCAATGTCGCCGCCAGCGATCAGAAAAAGCTGATAGCGATCAGCTCCACTCTAGGCAGCATTGCCATGAATGATAGCGGCGGGATGCTGCGCTATCGCTCGTCCAAAGCAGCGCTCAACGCAGCATGGCAGTCGCTTGCCATCGATATGCGCGATGATGGCATCACCGTTGCGACGCTCCACCCCGGCTGGGTGCAAACCGATATGGGCGGGCCCAATGCCAGCATCACCACACAGGAAAGCGCAAGCGGCCTGATACAGGTGATTGATGTCCTGACATTCGATGAGACCGGCGCGTTCAAGGACTATACCGGCAAGACACTGCCCTGGTAA
- the ispG gene encoding flavodoxin-dependent (E)-4-hydroxy-3-methylbut-2-enyl-diphosphate synthase — protein sequence MSAGNPSLRPWRDIERRQCRQIMVGDVAVGGDAPVSVQTMTNTPTDDVKATVDQIRRCEEAGVDIIRVSCPDVASTAAMKQITRAARVPVVADIHFHYKRALEAADNGAACLRINPGNIGGDDRVKEVVNAAKANGCAIRIGVNAGSLEKHLLEKYGEPCPEALVESALDHIKLLQDHDFHEYKVAVKASDVFLAVASYSQLADAVDCPLHVGITEAGGLIGGSVKSAIGMGNLLWAGIGDTIRVSLSAEPEDEVRVGYEILKSLGIRTRGVKIISCPSCARQGFDVIRTVQTLEERLQHINTPMSLSVLGCVVNGPGEARETDIGLTGGGKGKHMVYLSGITDHTVEDGDMLDHIVRLVEEKAAAIEAGEAVAFDPHAEPQKQVEAAE from the coding sequence ATGTCTGCTGGAAATCCTTCATTGCGTCCATGGCGCGATATCGAGCGCCGCCAGTGCCGTCAGATCATGGTCGGCGATGTCGCCGTGGGTGGCGATGCGCCGGTCTCGGTGCAGACCATGACCAACACGCCGACAGATGATGTCAAAGCCACAGTGGACCAGATCCGCCGTTGCGAAGAGGCAGGAGTGGACATTATCCGCGTCTCTTGCCCTGATGTGGCATCGACCGCGGCGATGAAGCAGATCACCCGTGCCGCGCGGGTGCCGGTAGTGGCGGATATTCACTTCCACTATAAGCGCGCTCTGGAAGCCGCGGATAATGGCGCGGCGTGTCTGCGCATCAATCCGGGCAATATCGGCGGCGATGACCGCGTCAAAGAGGTGGTCAATGCAGCCAAGGCCAATGGCTGTGCGATCCGCATCGGCGTCAATGCTGGGTCACTGGAAAAACACCTGCTGGAAAAATATGGCGAGCCTTGCCCCGAGGCACTGGTCGAGAGCGCGCTTGACCATATCAAGCTGCTTCAGGACCATGATTTCCATGAATATAAGGTGGCGGTGAAGGCGTCGGACGTATTCCTTGCGGTCGCTTCTTACAGTCAGCTTGCCGATGCGGTGGATTGCCCGCTGCATGTCGGCATTACCGAGGCAGGCGGCCTGATCGGCGGTTCGGTCAAGTCCGCCATCGGCATGGGCAATCTGCTCTGGGCCGGTATTGGCGACACCATCCGCGTCTCGCTTTCGGCCGAGCCTGAGGACGAGGTCCGCGTCGGTTATGAAATCCTCAAATCGCTCGGCATCCGCACCCGTGGCGTCAAGATTATCTCCTGCCCGTCCTGCGCGCGGCAGGGCTTTGACGTGATCCGCACGGTGCAGACGCTGGAAGAGCGGTTGCAGCATATCAACACGCCGATGTCGCTCTCGGTCCTTGGCTGCGTCGTCAATGGCCCCGGCGAGGCGCGCGAGACCGATATCGGCCTGACCGGGGGCGGCAAGGGCAAGCATATGGTCTATCTCTCCGGCATCACCGATCACACGGTCGAGGATGGCGATATGCTCGATCATATCGTCAGGCTGGTCGAGGAAAAGGCCGCCGCGATTGAGGCCGGCGAGGCCGTAGCTTTTGACCCCCATGCCGAACCGCAAAAGCAGGTGGAAGCGGCGGAGTGA
- a CDS encoding peroxiredoxin, which translates to MRTVLTLFAATALLGTTACNKSPGESAAAEASGDAAEATAETAAQDPGTPLAVGAAAPMFTTEGALAGEAFTLDLAAQLKNGPVVLYFFPAAFTSGCTLESKEFADRNDDFEAMGAKVFGLSGDDVETLARFSTEACRDKFAVAQATPEIMSGYGVALDPANLITASRTSYVIGQDGNVAMVHSEMDYRDHVRLTYEAVEKMKAES; encoded by the coding sequence ATGCGCACAGTTTTGACCTTGTTTGCAGCCACAGCGCTGCTCGGCACCACCGCCTGCAACAAATCGCCCGGTGAAAGCGCCGCAGCCGAAGCTTCAGGCGATGCGGCCGAAGCCACCGCAGAAACCGCAGCGCAGGACCCCGGCACACCGCTGGCAGTGGGTGCCGCAGCACCGATGTTCACCACCGAGGGTGCGCTGGCGGGTGAAGCCTTCACCCTGGATCTGGCAGCGCAACTGAAAAATGGCCCTGTGGTTCTGTATTTCTTCCCCGCCGCCTTCACTTCGGGCTGTACCCTGGAGTCGAAGGAATTTGCCGATCGCAATGATGACTTTGAGGCGATGGGAGCAAAGGTCTTCGGTCTGTCGGGCGATGATGTGGAGACGCTGGCGCGTTTCTCCACCGAAGCCTGTCGCGACAAATTTGCCGTAGCGCAGGCAACACCAGAGATCATGTCAGGCTACGGCGTCGCGCTCGACCCGGCGAATCTCATCACCGCCAGCCGCACCAGCTATGTCATTGGTCAGGATGGCAATGTCGCCATGGTGCACAGCGAGATGGATTATCGCGATCACGTGCGGCTGACCTATGAAGCAGTGGAGAAGATGAAGGCGGAAAGCTGA
- a CDS encoding fatty acid desaturase, whose translation MNMHQSVTVPENLSDLTEAELKKMELKIARKYSGMFPWMIVIWGFANMVCWLALWPLVMLDIIPLWLGFIIATINMALVYLPTHDAQHDIIARPGQKLRWLNELVGHATSWMLIYPFQVLRITHMEHHKHTNDPELDVDIESHAPGPWSAIWATIRGRQPNAKRNRDYVAALVRAGREDLLLVALAYQLGYIAILSALAWNGYALEAFFLWWLPYSIAYSYIIFFLSWAPHQGKGQGRYKDTRSWRSTLGNIGSMGMQYHIVHHLHPYIPLYQTPAAYREMLPILKARGCELGGRD comes from the coding sequence ATGAATATGCACCAGAGTGTGACCGTGCCCGAGAATCTGAGCGATCTCACCGAGGCTGAACTGAAAAAGATGGAGCTCAAAATTGCGCGCAAATATTCCGGGATGTTCCCGTGGATGATCGTGATTTGGGGTTTTGCCAATATGGTCTGCTGGCTGGCGCTGTGGCCGCTGGTGATGCTCGATATCATCCCCTTATGGCTGGGTTTCATCATTGCCACCATCAACATGGCTTTGGTTTATCTGCCAACGCACGATGCGCAGCATGACATTATCGCGCGTCCGGGCCAGAAGCTGCGTTGGCTCAATGAACTGGTCGGCCATGCAACGAGCTGGATGCTTATCTATCCGTTTCAGGTGCTGCGCATCACCCATATGGAGCATCACAAACACACCAATGATCCGGAATTGGATGTCGATATCGAATCCCACGCGCCGGGGCCATGGTCTGCCATCTGGGCAACCATTCGCGGGCGTCAGCCGAATGCCAAGCGCAACCGTGACTATGTCGCTGCGCTGGTGCGTGCAGGCCGTGAAGACCTGCTGCTTGTGGCCCTGGCCTATCAACTCGGTTATATCGCTATTCTCTCTGCGCTGGCATGGAACGGCTATGCGCTGGAGGCCTTCTTTCTGTGGTGGCTGCCCTATAGCATTGCCTATAGCTACATCATCTTTTTCCTGAGCTGGGCACCGCATCAGGGCAAAGGCCAGGGCCGCTATAAGGATACGCGCAGCTGGCGCTCGACATTGGGCAATATCGGCTCGATGGGGATGCAATATCATATCGTGCATCATCTCCATCCCTATATCCCGCTCTACCAGACACCCGCAGCCTATCGTGAAATGCTGCCGATATTGAAGGCGCGCGGCTGTGAATTGGGTGGGCGGGACTAG
- a CDS encoding isoaspartyl peptidase/L-asparaginase, producing the protein MRIYLIIMLACVGLVSPTLAQETTSAAPEPEKRWSLVIHGGAGTIARDRITPEQDTRIRDALNRALEAGSAILAEGGDSTDAVTAAITVLENDPNFNAGFGAVFTWDETNRLDASIMDGATRNAGAVAGISATKNPILLARAVMEKSPHVMLAGAGADAFSREQGLTQVDPGYYSTPDRLRALRKFKAKHAEDTSVTALDYDRKFGTVGAVALDMQGNIAAGTSTGGMTGKRYDRIGDSPIIGAGTYADNRSCGVSATGSGEYFIRVGVAQEICTRLRLTAESNVLALLNQAAARNAEPDPEMLSSLQRNPLSGDEVQDIADNVIGEMGNLGGSGGIIYLTPWGHAGYSFDTPGMYRGMATSSGSHSVAIYGDE; encoded by the coding sequence ATGCGCATATATTTGATCATTATGCTCGCCTGCGTCGGGCTGGTTTCTCCAACACTCGCGCAAGAGACGACAAGCGCCGCGCCTGAGCCAGAAAAACGCTGGTCGCTGGTGATCCATGGCGGCGCGGGCACCATAGCGCGCGACCGGATTACGCCGGAGCAGGATACCCGCATCCGCGATGCACTCAACCGCGCGCTTGAGGCTGGCTCTGCAATATTGGCGGAAGGCGGCGATTCCACTGATGCCGTCACCGCGGCCATTACCGTTCTGGAAAATGATCCCAATTTCAACGCCGGCTTTGGGGCGGTGTTCACATGGGACGAAACCAACCGGCTCGACGCCTCGATCATGGACGGTGCCACCCGCAATGCCGGGGCGGTGGCCGGGATCAGCGCCACCAAAAACCCCATATTGCTCGCCCGCGCAGTAATGGAGAAAAGCCCGCATGTGATGCTTGCCGGCGCCGGCGCCGATGCATTTTCGCGCGAACAGGGTCTGACCCAGGTCGATCCGGGCTATTATTCCACCCCTGACCGGCTGCGCGCGCTGCGCAAATTCAAGGCAAAGCATGCCGAAGACACATCGGTGACCGCGCTCGATTATGACCGCAAATTCGGCACTGTGGGCGCAGTGGCACTGGACATGCAGGGCAATATCGCCGCAGGCACCAGCACCGGCGGCATGACCGGCAAGCGCTATGACCGTATCGGCGACAGCCCGATTATCGGTGCTGGCACCTATGCCGACAATCGCAGCTGCGGTGTCTCGGCCACGGGTTCGGGCGAATATTTCATCCGAGTCGGCGTAGCACAGGAAATCTGCACCCGCTTGCGGCTGACTGCGGAGTCCAACGTCCTGGCTCTGCTCAATCAGGCTGCTGCGCGCAACGCAGAACCGGATCCGGAGATGCTTTCCAGCCTGCAGCGCAACCCGCTCAGCGGTGATGAGGTGCAGGATATTGCCGACAATGTGATCGGTGAAATGGGGAACCTTGGCGGTTCTGGTGGCATTATCTATCTGACCCCCTGGGGTCATGCGGGATACAGCTTCGACACACCGGGCATGTATCGCGGCATGGCGACCAGCAGTGGCTCACACAGCGTCGCCATTTACGGGGATGAATAA
- a CDS encoding class I SAM-dependent methyltransferase, whose amino-acid sequence MTTNHSPQPNFWDRHVVPRLICFACGQPQIMKRRSQIVPLARGKVLEFGAGGGINAQFYDGDKIDHITGIDPSPQLLDRARANVAAAQIPMDLVGGIAEALPFADNSFDTVLITFTLCSVQDQAQALKEARRVLRPDGQLLFLEHGAAPDPGVHLWQRRVEPIWKRMAGGCHLTRPIADAVRQAGFAVDNPTGEYMPKTPRILGWVESGVARMVS is encoded by the coding sequence ATGACCACCAACCACTCTCCCCAGCCCAATTTCTGGGACCGGCATGTGGTGCCGCGGTTGATCTGTTTTGCCTGCGGCCAGCCGCAAATCATGAAGCGGCGCAGCCAGATCGTGCCGCTGGCACGCGGCAAGGTGCTGGAATTCGGCGCCGGCGGCGGCATCAACGCGCAATTTTACGATGGCGACAAGATCGATCATATCACCGGCATCGACCCGTCGCCGCAACTGCTTGACCGTGCCCGTGCCAATGTCGCGGCAGCACAAATCCCTATGGACCTGGTTGGCGGCATCGCCGAGGCTCTGCCCTTTGCGGATAATAGCTTCGACACTGTGCTGATCACCTTCACCCTGTGCTCGGTGCAGGATCAGGCCCAGGCGCTCAAAGAAGCACGCCGCGTGCTGCGACCCGATGGTCAGCTATTGTTCCTCGAGCATGGCGCCGCGCCCGACCCCGGCGTCCATCTCTGGCAGCGCCGGGTCGAGCCGATATGGAAGCGCATGGCCGGCGGCTGTCACCTCACACGCCCGATCGCCGATGCGGTGCGTCAGGCCGGTTTCGCGGTCGACAATCCAACCGGCGAATATATGCCCAAAACACCACGCATCCTCGGCTGGGTGGAGAGCGGCGTGGCACGGATGGTCAGCTAG
- a CDS encoding TetR/AcrR family transcriptional regulator: MVDTRASNMAERRERILQAACTIIAEKGVEGLTTRGLAAAANVTAPTLYNLIGGKEDIIRELINENVEEVWAELDFEAIESPSDMADHIIDTVYDQIMTDGAYVRATVIASEEIPGAFAARGDMGFAHGAAGQRSAEMAITACRAALAKGMLQGTLSPEILGLQMFISYRGPLRDWAHGVISPQEMRRRQLRGFYLVLAADAAPDFRASLLGKLAALEEDEATNRAACEGRG, translated from the coding sequence ATGGTGGACACACGCGCCAGCAATATGGCGGAACGGCGCGAGCGTATTCTGCAGGCCGCTTGCACTATTATTGCCGAGAAAGGGGTGGAAGGGTTGACTACGCGCGGCCTGGCCGCCGCCGCCAATGTCACGGCACCGACACTGTATAATCTGATCGGCGGCAAAGAGGATATCATCCGCGAGCTGATCAACGAGAATGTTGAAGAGGTCTGGGCAGAACTGGACTTTGAAGCGATTGAATCGCCATCGGATATGGCGGACCATATCATCGACACCGTTTACGATCAGATCATGACCGACGGGGCTTATGTTCGGGCCACCGTCATCGCCAGCGAAGAAATTCCCGGTGCTTTTGCCGCGCGCGGCGATATGGGTTTTGCGCATGGTGCAGCCGGCCAGCGTTCAGCAGAAATGGCGATTACCGCTTGCCGCGCCGCCTTGGCGAAAGGCATGCTCCAAGGCACTCTTTCGCCCGAAATCCTTGGGCTGCAGATGTTTATTTCCTATCGCGGGCCTTTGCGCGACTGGGCCCATGGCGTGATCAGCCCACAGGAAATGCGCCGCCGTCAGCTTCGCGGTTTTTACCTGGTATTGGCGGCTGATGCCGCACCCGATTTTCGCGCCAGCCTGTTGGGAAAACTGGCGGCGCTCGAAGAGGATGAAGCCACAAATAGAGCGGCCTGTGAAGGAAGAGGTTAG
- a CDS encoding NAD(P)-binding protein has translation MTTLETDYLIIGAGAVGLAFADTLIEEDPDADIIIVDRHGEPGGHWNDAYSFVALHQPSAFYGVNSMDLGTNRIDEAGYNKGYYELASGPEVSGYFYKVMHQRLIPSGRVRYFPMSEYHWPEDGADHRFTHLLSGEKQSVTVRKKLVDATHYGTSVPSTHDRKYGVADGVRCIPPNDLPQLWKDPDAVPSHFCIVGAGKTAMDVGVWLMNSGASPEQISWVVPRDSWLLNRACTQPGIEFFDSAIGGQASLMQALAEAEDITDLFHRLEAANFMLRIDPGVEPGMFHYATISQGEVDILRRITDVVRKGRVASVDADGLTFANGERHPMPADTLYIDCTATAVELRDTVPMYQPGKIVLQMARIPQPAFSAALCAFIEANYEDDAERNRLAMPVPLPDTMDQYPAACMGNLVNQMNWTQEGKIRDWMLGSRLDGFSATIAAIGPDDQDKTEIMKRFREYGGLAAQNIPKLIMQAQQAKAAAA, from the coding sequence ATGACCACTCTAGAAACCGACTATCTTATCATTGGCGCGGGTGCTGTCGGCCTTGCCTTTGCCGATACCCTGATCGAGGAAGACCCTGACGCGGATATCATTATCGTTGACCGTCATGGTGAGCCGGGCGGGCACTGGAATGATGCCTACAGCTTTGTTGCGTTGCACCAGCCCTCGGCCTTTTACGGTGTCAATTCGATGGATCTGGGTACAAACCGCATCGACGAGGCGGGCTATAACAAGGGCTATTATGAGCTTGCGAGCGGGCCCGAGGTCAGCGGCTATTTCTACAAGGTCATGCATCAGCGGCTGATACCATCGGGTCGGGTGCGCTATTTCCCGATGAGCGAATATCACTGGCCCGAAGACGGTGCGGATCACCGCTTTACCCATTTGCTTTCGGGCGAAAAGCAGTCGGTTACCGTGCGGAAGAAACTGGTTGATGCCACCCATTATGGCACTTCGGTGCCCTCGACCCATGATCGCAAATATGGTGTCGCCGATGGCGTCCGATGTATCCCGCCCAATGATCTGCCGCAGCTCTGGAAGGATCCGGATGCGGTGCCGTCGCATTTCTGCATTGTCGGCGCGGGCAAGACGGCGATGGATGTCGGCGTCTGGCTGATGAATTCGGGTGCTTCGCCCGAGCAGATCAGCTGGGTGGTGCCGCGCGACAGCTGGCTGCTCAACCGTGCCTGCACCCAGCCAGGGATCGAGTTCTTCGACAGCGCCATAGGTGGTCAGGCATCGCTGATGCAGGCACTGGCCGAGGCCGAAGATATTACCGATCTGTTCCACCGGCTCGAAGCCGCCAATTTTATGCTACGCATCGACCCCGGGGTAGAGCCGGGCATGTTCCACTATGCCACCATCTCGCAGGGCGAAGTCGATATCTTGCGTCGGATCACCGATGTCGTCCGCAAGGGCCGGGTGGCGAGCGTCGATGCCGATGGCCTGACCTTTGCCAATGGCGAACGGCACCCCATGCCCGCCGATACCCTCTATATCGACTGTACCGCCACCGCTGTCGAATTGCGCGACACCGTGCCGATGTACCAGCCGGGCAAAATCGTGCTGCAAATGGCGCGTATTCCGCAACCGGCATTCAGCGCGGCTTTATGTGCCTTTATTGAGGCCAATTATGAAGATGATGCGGAGCGTAACCGCCTCGCCATGCCGGTGCCGCTGCCCGATACCATGGATCAGTATCCCGCCGCGTGCATGGGCAATCTGGTCAACCAGATGAACTGGACCCAGGAGGGCAAAATCCGCGACTGGATGCTCGGGAGCCGTCTCGATGGCTTCAGTGCCACCATCGCTGCCATTGGCCCGGACGATCAGGACAAGACCGAAATCATGAAGCGTTTCCGCGAATATGGCGGGCTGGCGGCACAGAATATCCCGAAGCTGATCATGCAGGCACAACAGGCAAAGGCAGCAGCGGCCTGA